Proteins encoded in a region of the Eretmochelys imbricata isolate rEreImb1 chromosome 10, rEreImb1.hap1, whole genome shotgun sequence genome:
- the LOC144271207 gene encoding ATP-sensitive inward rectifier potassium channel 12 produces MLDSGMSKGRVNAYSIVSSEEDGLRLTTMPGVNGFGNGKIHTRRKCRNRFVKKNGQCNVEFTNMDDKPQRYIADMFTTCVDIRWRYMLLLFSLAFLVSWLLFGLIFWLIALVHGDLENPAGDDSFKPCVLQVNGFVAAFLFSIETQTTIGYGFRCVTEECPIAVFMVVVQSIVGCIIDSFMIGAIMAKMARPKKRAQTLLFSHNAVVAMRDGKLCLMWRVGNLRKSHIVEAHVRAQLIKPRITEEGEYIPLDQIDIDVGFDKGLDRIFLVSPITILHEINEESPLFGISHQDLETDDFEIVVILEGMVEATAMTTQARSSYLASEILWGHRFEPVLFEEKNQYKVDYSHFHKTYEVPSTPRCSAKDLVENKFLLPSTNSFCYENELAFMSRDEEEEEEEDDDSRGLDDLNPDNRHEFDRLQATIALDQRSYRRESEI; encoded by the coding sequence ATGCTTGACTCAGGGATGAGCAAAGGCAGAGTCAACGCATACAGCATAGTATCCTCTGAGGAAGACGGGCTGAGGTTGACCACCATGCCAGGAGTCAACGGCTTTGGGAACGGTAAGATCCACACCAGGAGGAAATGCCGGAATAGGTTCGTGAAGAAGAATGGCCAATGCAATGTCGAGTTCACCAACATGGATGACAAGCCTCAAAGATACATCGCTGACATGTTCACGACATGTGTCGACATCCGCTGGAGGTAcatgttgttgctcttctccctTGCCTTTCTGGTGTCCTGGTTATTATTTGGGCTGATTTTCTGGCTCATTGCACTTGTCCATGGAGACCTAGAAAACCCAGCCGGGGATGACAGCTTCAAGCCTTGTGTTCTTCAAGTGAACGGCTTTGTGGCTGCTTTTCTGTTCTCCATTGAAACCCAAACGACGATCGGCTATGGATTCCGCTGCGTGACAGAGGAGTGCCCGATAGCCGTCTTCATGGTGGTGGTGCAGTCCATTGTGGGGTGTATAATCGACTCCTTCATGATTGGGGCAATCATGGCAAAGATGGCCAGGCCCAAGAAAAGGGCCCAAACGTTACTTTTCAGCCATAATGCTGTTGTGGCCATGAGAGATGGGAagctctgcctgatgtggagagtTGGGAACCTTCGAAAAAGCCACATTGTGGAAGCCCATGTGAGAGCTCAGTTAATTAAGCCTAGAATCACCGAGGAGGGGGAATATATCCCCCTTGATCAAATAGACATTGACGTTGGGTTTGACAAAGGCTTGGACCGTATTTTCTTGGTGTCGCCAATCACTATTCTTCATGAGATCAATGAGGAAAGCCCGCTGTTTGGAATTAGCCACCAGGACCTGGAAACAGATGACTTTGAAATTGTGGTGATCCTTGAAGGGATGGTAGAAGCCACAGCCATGACGACACAAGCTCGGAGCTCCTACTTGGCCAGCGAGATCCTGTGGGGCCACCGCTTTGAGCCCGTCCTGTTTGAGGAGAAAAACCAGTACAAAGTAGACTACTCACACTTCCACAAAACCTACGAGGTGCCGTCGACCCCGCGCTGCAGTGCTAAGGACTTGGTGGAGAACAAATTCCTGCTCCCTAGCACCAACTCCTTCTGCTACGAGAATGAGCTGGCCTTCATGAGCcgtgatgaggaggaggaggaggaggaggatgatgaCAGCAGGGGTCTGGATGACCTGAACCCGGACAACAGGCATGAATTTGACAGGCTTCAGGCCACGATAGCACTGGATCAGAGGTCATATAGAAGGGAGTCAGAAATATGA